A part of Tardiphaga sp. vice304 genomic DNA contains:
- a CDS encoding efflux RND transporter permease subunit — MNFSRFFIDRPIFAGVLSTLIFLAGLLSMPVLPISEYPEVAPPTVVVRATYPGANPKVIAETVATPIEEQINGVEGMLYMSSQATTDGLMTLNVTFRLGTDPDKAQQLVQNRVSRAEPRLPQEVRTLGITTIKSAPDLTMVVHLTSANGRYDMTYLRNYGVLNIKDRLARLEGVGQVQLFGSGDYSMRVWLDPQKVAERGLSPGDIVKEIRAQNVQAAAGVVGASPGEPGLDLQLSINAQGRLQTEEEFGEIIVKNGSNGEVTRLRDVARIELGAADYSLRSLLNNDSAVAIPIFQSPGSNAIQISDNVRKTMAELKQNMPDGMDYSIVYDPTQFVRASIEAVIHTLLEAVALVVLVVILFLQTWRASIIPLIAVPVSVVGTFAVMHLFGFSINALTLFGLVLAIGIVVDDAIVVVENVERNIEAGLAPKEAAYQAMQEVTGPIIAIALVLVAVFVPLAFITGLTGQFYKQFALTVAISTVISAFNSLTLSPALAALLLKGHDAPKDALTRGMDRVLGGFFKRFNRAFTWSSNAYGGGVASVISRRGIVMVAYVVLVGVTALLFKAVPGGFVPGQDKQYLVGFAQLPDGATLDRTEEVIRKMGEIARATPGVEDAIQFPGLSINGFTNSSNSGIVFVTLKPFEERKDKSLSGGAIAMTLNGKYSKIQDAFIAMFPPPPVSGLGTIGGFKLQIEDRAGLGYEALSEATKAFIAKASTQKELVGLFSSYQINVPQLYADIDRTKARQLSVPVTSVFETMQIYLGSVYVNDFNKFGRTYSVRVQADAKYRARADDVGLLKARSDTGEMVPLSTLLKIKESAGPERAMRYNGLLTADLNGNAAPGYSTGQAQDAITRVAAETLPKGIGFEWTELTYQEIIAGNSSFIVFPVALLLVFLVLAAQYESLTLPLSIIMIVPMGLLAAMFGVWVTGSDNNVFTQIGLIVLVGLSAKNAILIVEFARELEFNGRTPVQAAVEANRLRLRPILMTSLAFIMGVVPLVISTGAGSEMRQAMGVAVFSGMIGVTAFGIFFTPMFYVLLRALSGNRPLTQHGDATVGLPMPQGETASHH; from the coding sequence ATGAACTTCTCCCGATTCTTCATTGATCGCCCGATCTTTGCCGGCGTGCTGTCGACGCTGATCTTCCTGGCGGGCCTGTTGTCGATGCCGGTGCTGCCGATCTCGGAATATCCCGAGGTGGCGCCGCCGACCGTGGTGGTGCGCGCGACCTATCCCGGCGCCAACCCGAAAGTCATTGCGGAAACCGTGGCGACGCCGATCGAGGAGCAGATCAACGGCGTCGAGGGCATGCTCTATATGAGCAGCCAGGCGACCACCGACGGGTTGATGACGCTGAACGTCACGTTCCGGCTCGGCACCGATCCCGACAAGGCGCAGCAGCTGGTGCAGAACCGCGTGTCGCGGGCCGAGCCGCGGCTGCCGCAGGAAGTCCGCACGCTGGGCATCACCACCATCAAGAGCGCACCCGATCTCACGATGGTGGTGCATCTGACCTCGGCCAACGGCCGCTACGACATGACGTATCTGCGCAATTACGGCGTGCTCAACATCAAGGACCGCCTGGCGCGCCTCGAAGGCGTCGGCCAGGTGCAGCTGTTCGGCTCCGGCGACTATTCGATGCGGGTCTGGCTCGACCCGCAGAAGGTCGCGGAGCGCGGGCTTTCGCCCGGCGACATCGTCAAGGAGATCCGTGCCCAGAACGTGCAGGCCGCCGCCGGCGTGGTCGGCGCGTCGCCGGGCGAGCCGGGGCTCGATCTACAGCTCTCGATCAATGCGCAGGGCCGGCTGCAGACCGAAGAGGAATTCGGCGAGATCATCGTCAAGAACGGCAGCAATGGCGAAGTGACGCGGCTGCGCGACGTCGCGCGGATCGAACTCGGTGCCGCCGACTATTCGCTGCGCTCGCTGCTCAACAATGATTCCGCCGTGGCGATCCCGATCTTCCAGTCGCCGGGCTCCAACGCCATCCAGATCTCCGACAACGTCCGCAAGACGATGGCCGAGCTGAAGCAGAACATGCCGGACGGCATGGACTACAGTATCGTCTATGACCCCACCCAGTTCGTCCGCGCTTCCATCGAAGCCGTGATCCATACGCTGCTGGAAGCGGTGGCGCTGGTGGTGCTGGTCGTCATCCTGTTCCTGCAGACCTGGCGCGCCTCGATCATCCCTTTGATCGCGGTGCCGGTGTCGGTGGTCGGCACCTTTGCGGTGATGCATCTGTTCGGTTTCTCGATCAACGCGCTGACGCTGTTCGGACTGGTGCTGGCGATCGGCATCGTGGTCGACGACGCCATCGTCGTGGTCGAGAACGTCGAGCGCAACATCGAAGCAGGCCTGGCGCCGAAGGAGGCGGCCTATCAGGCGATGCAGGAAGTCACCGGTCCGATCATCGCGATCGCCCTGGTGCTGGTCGCGGTGTTCGTGCCGCTGGCCTTCATCACCGGGCTCACCGGGCAGTTCTACAAGCAGTTCGCGCTGACGGTGGCGATCTCCACGGTGATCTCCGCGTTCAACTCGCTGACGCTGTCGCCGGCGCTCGCCGCGCTTCTGCTGAAAGGCCACGACGCACCCAAGGATGCGCTGACCCGCGGGATGGACAGAGTGCTCGGCGGTTTCTTCAAGCGCTTCAACCGTGCCTTCACCTGGAGCTCGAACGCCTATGGCGGCGGCGTCGCCAGCGTGATCTCGCGGCGCGGCATCGTGATGGTCGCCTATGTCGTGCTGGTCGGCGTCACCGCGCTGCTGTTCAAGGCGGTGCCGGGGGGCTTCGTGCCGGGTCAGGACAAGCAGTATCTGGTCGGCTTCGCGCAACTGCCCGACGGCGCCACGCTGGATCGCACCGAAGAGGTGATCCGCAAGATGGGCGAGATCGCGCGTGCCACGCCCGGCGTCGAGGACGCCATCCAGTTTCCCGGCCTGTCGATCAACGGTTTCACCAACTCGTCGAACTCCGGCATCGTGTTCGTAACGCTGAAGCCGTTCGAGGAGCGTAAGGACAAGTCACTCTCCGGCGGCGCCATCGCCATGACGCTGAACGGCAAGTACTCGAAGATCCAGGACGCCTTCATCGCCATGTTCCCGCCGCCGCCGGTGTCCGGCCTCGGCACGATCGGCGGCTTCAAGCTGCAGATCGAGGACCGCGCCGGCCTCGGCTACGAGGCGCTGTCGGAGGCGACCAAGGCGTTCATCGCCAAGGCCTCGACGCAGAAGGAACTGGTCGGGCTGTTTTCCAGCTACCAGATCAACGTGCCGCAGCTCTATGCCGACATCGACCGCACCAAGGCGCGTCAGCTCAGCGTGCCCGTGACATCAGTGTTCGAGACCATGCAGATCTATCTGGGATCGGTCTACGTCAACGACTTCAACAAGTTCGGCCGCACCTATTCGGTGCGGGTGCAGGCGGATGCGAAATATCGCGCGCGCGCGGACGACGTCGGCCTGCTGAAGGCACGCTCCGATACCGGCGAGATGGTGCCGCTGTCGACACTGCTGAAGATCAAGGAGAGTGCCGGGCCGGAGCGGGCGATGCGCTACAACGGCCTCCTCACCGCCGACCTCAACGGCAATGCCGCGCCGGGCTATTCGACCGGGCAGGCGCAGGACGCGATCACGCGGGTGGCGGCCGAAACGCTGCCGAAGGGCATCGGCTTCGAGTGGACCGAACTGACCTATCAGGAAATCATCGCCGGCAACTCGTCCTTCATCGTGTTCCCGGTAGCGCTGTTGCTGGTGTTCCTGGTGCTCGCCGCACAATATGAGAGCCTGACGTTGCCGCTGTCGATTATCATGATCGTGCCGATGGGCCTCCTGGCCGCGATGTTCGGCGTCTGGGTCACCGGCAGCGACAACAACGTGTTCACGCAGATCGGCCTGATCGTGCTGGTCGGGCTGTCGGCGAAGAACGCGATCCTGATCGTCGAATTCGCGCGCGAGCTCGAATTCAACGGGCGCACGCCGGTGCAGGCGGCGGTCGAGGCCAACCGCCTGCGGCTGCGGCCCATTCTGATGACGTCGCTGGCCTTCATCATGGGCGTGGTGCCGCTGGTGATCTCCACCGGCGCGGGCTCTGAGATGCGGCAGGCGATGGGCGTCGCGGTGTTTTCCGGCATGATCGGCGTCACCGCCTTCGGCATCTTCTTCACGCCGATGTTCTACGTGCTGCTCCGTGCGCTTTCCGGCAACCGGCCGCTGACGCAGCACGGTGATGCAACCGTCGGCCTCCCGATGCCCCAGGGTGAGACGGCGTCGCATCACTAA
- a CDS encoding efflux RND transporter periplasmic adaptor subunit: protein MTQNIARKILIGTGIALVAVTIGGSAALINLSSYAAQAETAAAVPPAVSASVAVVAARATAPSDAFSGRLEAVERVEIRSRVAGAIQEIHFREGALVKKGDLLVLIDPGLFAADVARADGQVAAARARLVLTKNEFDRGQQLNDSRWISQKDLDSRINGFREAEANLKAAEAALQTARLNLGYTEIRAPVAGRVGKIETTVGNLIAAGPGAEVLTTLVSINPIYASFNADEQVVTRALKTLVDDKTPADIDRIPVQMVTGASDKSIKGHMQFIDNQVDAKSGTVRVRAQFDNADGRLMPGQFARLSMGQPKPEQTLLVSERAVGTDQNKKFVMVVDDKDRAEYREVTLGVSVEGLRVVLGGLKAGERIVVNGLQRVRPGVQIKPEMVAMDSAHLEQAKTAVAAR, encoded by the coding sequence ATGACCCAGAATATCGCCCGCAAGATCCTGATCGGCACCGGGATCGCCCTGGTCGCCGTGACCATCGGCGGCAGCGCCGCGCTGATCAATCTGTCCAGCTATGCGGCGCAGGCGGAGACCGCCGCGGCTGTTCCGCCTGCCGTGTCGGCCTCCGTCGCCGTGGTCGCCGCCCGCGCGACGGCCCCCTCCGACGCGTTTTCCGGCCGGCTCGAGGCCGTGGAGCGGGTCGAGATACGCTCCCGCGTCGCCGGCGCAATCCAGGAAATTCACTTTCGCGAGGGCGCGCTGGTCAAGAAGGGCGACCTCCTGGTGCTGATCGACCCCGGCCTCTTCGCCGCCGACGTGGCGCGGGCCGACGGCCAGGTCGCCGCCGCCCGCGCCCGGCTGGTGCTGACCAAGAACGAATTCGACCGCGGCCAGCAGCTCAACGATTCGCGCTGGATCTCGCAGAAGGACCTCGACAGCCGCATCAACGGTTTTCGCGAGGCGGAGGCCAACCTGAAGGCGGCTGAAGCCGCGCTGCAGACCGCCAGGCTCAATCTCGGCTATACCGAGATCCGTGCGCCGGTTGCCGGCCGCGTCGGCAAGATCGAAACCACCGTGGGAAATCTGATCGCGGCAGGGCCCGGCGCGGAGGTGCTGACCACGCTGGTGTCGATCAATCCGATCTATGCCAGCTTCAACGCCGACGAGCAGGTGGTGACGCGCGCGCTGAAGACGCTGGTGGACGACAAGACCCCGGCGGATATCGACCGCATTCCGGTCCAGATGGTCACCGGCGCGTCGGACAAATCGATTAAGGGCCACATGCAGTTCATCGACAATCAGGTCGATGCGAAAAGTGGCACCGTGCGGGTCCGCGCCCAGTTCGACAATGCTGACGGAAGGCTGATGCCGGGCCAGTTCGCGCGGCTGTCGATGGGCCAGCCGAAGCCCGAGCAGACCCTGCTGGTTTCTGAGCGTGCGGTCGGCACCGACCAGAACAAGAAGTTCGTGATGGTGGTCGACGACAAGGACAGGGCGGAATACCGCGAGGTCACGCTCGGCGTCTCGGTCGAAGGCCTGCGCGTGGTGCTCGGCGGGCTGAAAGCCGGCGAGCGGATCGTCGTCAACGGCCTGCAGCGGGTGCGTCCGGGCGTGCAGATCAAGCCGGAAATGGTGGCGATGGACTCAGCCCATCTGGAGCAGGCCAAGACCGCCGTCGCGGCGCGCTGA
- a CDS encoding TetR/AcrR family transcriptional regulator: MAIMGRPREFSCEQALDLALQVFWRKGYEGASMADLTEAMGITKPSLYAAFGNKEELFRKALDRYVDGPGGYFQVALTKPTAREVVSHVLYEAADALTNPAHPPGCLAVQGALSCGDAAETIKQELMARRAKGESDLRQRFARALAEGDLPEGADAADLARYISAMLQGMAVQAAGGADHAQLRRIADMTMRSWPPV, translated from the coding sequence ATGGCCATCATGGGCCGCCCGCGCGAATTCAGTTGCGAACAGGCACTCGACCTCGCCCTGCAGGTTTTCTGGCGCAAGGGCTATGAGGGCGCGTCGATGGCCGACCTGACCGAGGCGATGGGCATCACCAAGCCCAGCCTGTATGCCGCCTTCGGCAACAAGGAAGAGCTGTTTCGCAAGGCGCTCGACCGCTATGTCGATGGCCCCGGCGGCTATTTCCAGGTCGCGCTGACCAAGCCGACGGCGCGCGAGGTCGTCTCGCATGTGTTGTACGAGGCCGCCGACGCGCTAACCAACCCCGCGCACCCGCCGGGCTGCCTTGCCGTGCAGGGCGCGCTGAGCTGCGGCGACGCCGCCGAGACGATCAAGCAGGAATTGATGGCCCGCCGCGCCAAGGGCGAAAGCGATTTGCGCCAGCGCTTTGCGCGCGCGCTCGCCGAAGGCGATCTGCCGGAGGGCGCCGACGCCGCCGATCTGGCGCGCTACATTTCCGCGATGCTGCAGGGCATGGCGGTGCAGGCCGCCGGCGGCGCCGACCACGCGCAGTTGCGCCGCATCGCCGACATGACGATGCGCAGCTGGCCGCCGGTCTGA